A window of Henckelia pumila isolate YLH828 unplaced genomic scaffold, ASM3356847v2 CTG_466, whole genome shotgun sequence genomic DNA:
AAAAGTACTATATTTCAAGAAATGATGAAGACAACAATGCTTTTAGATTAATGAGGCCACAATCGAATGTTAAATAAGACAATGCAAAAAACACTATAGAAGGAGGATGTCAAGAGAATTCACATATAGAACACATACTTGAAATTCAAAAGGCTTGCATCCTTGAAAGAATTTTCCAAGAACTCAAAAGTTTTTACATCTTCATACTTCTCATCTAAGTCCTCATTCTCAAGAGATATCAGATAATCAATGATCAACTTAGGGCTACATCAACTACTCGACCGCTTCTATAAAGAGATTGGAGGAGTTTTTTGATAGTTTGAGTCCAAGGATTCAAACACCTTCTGTTTTATTTGTGGTGTTAAGAATTTAAGACAATCAGTCGTTAACTAGGAGTTCTGATTAGGAAGTGGATAAGTCCTAAAGTTGAAGTgggttgtaaaaaaaaattgtataaatcaaagtcttatAGTGCATTTCTTCCTAAGTAAGAAAAAGTGAGACATATAAGGAATTTTGCCTTCGAGCTTTCATATATCTTGTGTTACCTATTTTATTGCACATTTTTATCTTGTTATTATCTTGTTGAGTACAAAGCATAAAAAATCTCAATTATTGTTTTCCGCACTATTTGTGGTCCGAAACTTTTTAAAGAGTTGAGAAATTGGTCTTAGTAGCTAACTCTATCAAGACCGGTTGCATTATTTGATAGCgttgagaaaattttaaaaaaaatatttattcactccaCCTTGGGTGATTCGAGTAAATCATTTTCGAATATCAAATATAACattatttaatcttttaataaaaattattattatttaagacATACAATTGAAATTTGTTGGTGTTATGACCAAGCGTTTGGCACTAGTGCCACGCCCCACTTTTTGAGTCGATGACATTGTCGTtgttacaaaataaatattcaaaaaaatattcgAGGTTTTACAAACATTAAACTAGTCTATCATTTCATAAAGCATCAATTATTATCTTTACACCacgaaaaatatattaaatgcAAATACAGATGCATAAATATAATTGTGACAacgtaatttaaaaaaatattagacaTGAAACTAAAATAgcatagtattatttttttttttgaaatatcctAATTTCATTAAACAAACAACATATAGGTTTTTACATAAGGACATATGCACAAAGGAATTGCATGATAAAAAAGCTAAGTTTCTTCTAAAATGTAAGATGATTCTAGCCAATTCCCGTGCAACTTGATTGGCAATTTTAGAGCAGTGTTGAATTGAAGATGCTTCCAAACTATAACAGAGGCCACGTATCTGCTTCACAATTTGCTGTTCCATGGAGAAATGATTGTTCTGGTTCAAGGCTTGAACGACTGTAAGTGCATTGGTTTTAATGTGTTCTCTCTTTTTGATCTCATTTCCGTTCTCCTCTTCAACGCCATTTTCATTCTCAACTGGAAATGAGCGAGTGATATTATCGTCATTCAGTAGGTGAGTGAGAATAATCTAAGTTCcgaaaactatatatatatatttatatattattttgactaaaataaaattttttggatAACAGTACGTAATCGAAAATTCTGTAGTCATTAATTAACAGGAATCATATTTTGCATGTGCAATAAAATAACTATGTTATAGATCGAATTCCTTCCTCACCTGTATTTTCCGAAGAGTTTTTGTCAATAACGCCCTGTGCCACATTGATAAGTCCTTAAGCCCAAGCCACCATCTTCTTTTTCTTTGCATAGTTGTTTCCATGCTATTCGCGGGTGATTAGACGGCCAAGAGATTCAATTCGTTAAGGGATTGGAGATGGCATCGTGACGAATGACCGTTAATCAATAACCTACTCTCTATTCGGGATATGCTTATAGATCGACTAGGCTCTTGGGATGCGGTGGTGACTCGGATGGACGTGTGGTTTGGGCAGGGTAGAGgcctcaagaacacatattatTTCTTCTTGGAAGCTAGGGGAAGGTGGCACTGGAAGCCAATTTTATGGAAAGCTTGCATTCTACCGAAACACATGATTATACTTTGGTTGCTAGCACATGGCAAGCTTTTGACTAAAGATAGACTTGGGCATGTGGAAGACAAAGTGTGTGGCTTTTGTAATGCCTTTGAGGAGTCGGTACGGCAACTATTCTTCAATTGTGCGATTACGACAACGATTTGGGATAGAGTTCGAGAATGGCTGGGAATGAGGAAGCTTATGCGATCGGTGAAAGCTATAGGTCGAGCTTTCAAAGGAGTTTATCGTGGTTCCAGTACACTAGCCTCTATGAGGGTGAGTGCTCTTGCAGCCACAGTGTATCGGGTATGGACATCGAGGAACAGGACAATTTTCGAAGGTGAGAAACTCAACATTGATGATGCTACACGTAGAATCAAGCTTATGGTTTTACGTTGTGTTTCAATGCCTTGTAatattttcttatgaatttGGCTTAGAATAGGAGGTGTGGTTGTATTCTGCTGGGGATGCTCAGTGTACTTGTATTCATTTATCCACTTTTTTACGAAatttatttcattaaaaaaataataactatGTTCTAccattcccaaaaaaaaaaaaatactaactaTGTTTCTCATGGTTAGATTGAGTTAATCTCCTATATAGGGTGAACCCGGTAATCACTAGTAAACAATAATCAATCATGTTCAGAATATAATTActcaatgcataaaaatcaaTCATTAATCTATAGTCATATTTTTAGAATAATaaatacttttaaaatataaattttaaccaaaaaatacattttaaaacataaatccACTTGCTAAatctatattatatttaaaattgaCACTTTTGATTATGAATTTACTATTTTGTCCTCATtctttcatttaataattaatatttttgtcatttttaagatttttttaaagatttttcatgtcattttatagattagtcaatttatttattaaaggtagatttttaatatttaattcatatcattttttgtgtccatttatttatttttattcaagaCAAATTAATTGTCCtaaaccaaaaaaattattaactaaaagTTATCTTTATTTCTTtgtatctatatctatatattggcactttctttattaattaaaag
This region includes:
- the LOC140872507 gene encoding uncharacterized protein — protein: MLIDRLGSWDAVVTRMDVWFGQGRGLKNTYYFFLEARGRWHWKPILWKACILPKHMIILWLLAHGKLLTKDRLGHVEDKVCGFCNAFEESVRQLFFNCAITTTIWDRVREWLGMRKLMRSVKAIGRAFKGVYRGSSTLASMRVSALAATVYRVWTSRNRTIFEGEKLNIDDATRRIKLMVLRCVSMPCNIFL